In Aspergillus fumigatus Af293 chromosome 2, whole genome shotgun sequence, a genomic segment contains:
- a CDS encoding DNA cross-link repair protein PSO2, which produces MAGAQARKGFAPSKAAPASNQKTQVKRNASLLNFFQKADGPPQATSRQPRITQFATKVERSSGSGNSPISLRRQDSSQASSTAGSLFLEDKKGSNSLKTGTGIPESRESRSKTPDDIWGVEDENEGMKQPDGARYNENGNSVKRRKVDSSSAVDQADVPRPVKPPKTRQVSGPFIDESDSEDDLGVDLGAFDEVDQEVPSFEQTTTANEKKSPTSNSNAKQATKEQPPAVVAPSLVREATSYAGDDEFANFDNIEDDNFLDDDDTPDPFYADEDTGEKADFLDSTLMDDSVGMNDVGECSGDEGPVCPICQSDLSGLREADVSLHVNDCLDGKPTANSAETHSNAPRQALSRSDRAAVPRPAQRDPFSSGGIKSRSAFSMIMAGNAEDAAWASAAAGEVASRGKQAYQRTCPFYKILPNFSICVDAFRYGAVEGCNAYFLSHYHSDHYMGLTSSWRHGPIYCSRATANLVRQQLKVDPKWVVDLPFEKKTEVPGTNGVHVTMIEANHCPGSAIFLFEKQMGSGPSARVQRILHCGDFRASPTHVQHVLLRPEVDDPTTGQRRQQKIDVCYLDTTYLSPKYAFPSQEDVIEACANLCVSLDQNPEQGVGQSLLQKESSGAGKVMSRFFSAMSGSRGNSDKQAAQAQGRLLVVIGTYSIGKERICLGIARALKSKIYATPAKKRVCECLEDPELSSLLTDNPAEAQVHMQTLFEIRAETLADYLDSMKPHFSRVVGFRPTGWTYRPPTGRTLDNPPVSTVLHSPQWKTPFSARDLTPQRGSTRESACYGVPYSEHSSFRELTMFCCALRIGRIIPTVNVGSQKSRERMKAWFERWEAEKRKSGLYRVEGERW; this is translated from the exons ATGGCGGGCGCCCAGGCGCGAAAAGGATTTGCTCCATCGAAGGCAGCGCCCGCCTCAAACCAGAAAACGCAGGTGAAACGGAATGCCAGTCTGTTGAATTTCTTCCAGAAAGCCGACGGCCCCCCGCAAGCCACTTCGCGGCAGCCTCGAATTACGCAGTTTGCTACTAAGGTCGAGCGTTCGAGTGGGAGCGGTAACAGTCCCATTTCGTTACGCAGACAAGATAGCTCCCAAGCAAGTTCTACGGCTGGGAGTCTGTTTCTGGAGGATAAGAAGGGGTCGAATTCATTGAAAACGGGAACTGGTATTCCGGAATCTCGGGAGTCTAGGTCAAAGACACCGGATGATATCTGGGGGGTTGAGGACGAAAATGAAGGTATGAAGCAGCCAGATGGTGCGAGATATAATGAGAACGGAAACTCGGTCAAGCGACGAAAAGTGGATTCTTCATCGGCGGTTGATCAGGCCGATGTCCCCCGCCCGGTCAAACCTCCCAAGACCCGACAAGTCAGTGGTCCTTTCATCGATGAATCAGACAGCGAGGACGATTTGGGGGTCGATCTGGGTGCCTTCGATGAGGTAGACCAGGAAGTACCGAGCTTTGAGCAGACTACGACGGCGAACGAGAAAAAGAGTCCAACGAGCAACTCTAATGCCAAACAGGCAACTAAAGAGCAACCGCCCGCTGTCGTCGCGCCCTCATTGGTAAGAGAAGCCACGAGTTACGCAGGAGACGATGAATTCGCAAATTTTGACAATATAGAAGACGATAATTTCCTAGACGACGACGATACCCCTGATCCTTTTTACGCAGACGAAGATACTGGCGAGAAGGCGGATTTCCTTGACTCAACCCTCATGGATGACTCCGTTGGGATGAATGATGTTGGCGAATGTTCCGGTGATGAAGGCCCTGTATGTCCGATATGCCAGTCAGATCTATCAGGGTTGAGAGAGGCG GACGTGAGCCTGCATGTAAACGATTGTCTCGACGGGAAGCCTACGGCTAACTCAGCTGAAACACACTCAAACGCTCCGAGGCAAGCACTATCGCGGTCCGATCGGGCTGCCGTTCCACGACCAGCTCAACGTGACCCATTCTCGTCGGGCGGTATAAAGTCAAGATCAGCCTTTTCAATGATCATGGCTGGAAACGCTGAGGACGCTGCTTGGGCAAGTGCCGCGGCAGGAGAGGTTGCGTCCCGCGGGAAGCAGGCTTATCAACGGACTTGTCCGTTCTACAAGATCCTTCCTAATTTTTCCATCTGCGTGGATGCGTTTCGCTATGGCGCCGTGGAAGGCTGTAACGCCTATTTTCTCAGTCACTATCATAGTGATCACTATATGGGTCTCACATCGTCCTGGCGACATGGCCCTATTTACTGTAGCAGGGCTACAGCTAATCTAGTGCGCCAGCAACTCAAGGTTGATCCGAAATGGGTGGTAGACCTGCCatttgagaagaagacagaggTCCCTGGAACGAATGGAGTGCATGTCACAATGATCGAGGCCAATCACTGCCCTGGGAGCGCCATTTTCCTTTTCGAGAAACAGATGGGATCCGGACCATCTGCCAGAGTACAACGAATTTTGCACTGTGGAGACTTTCGAGCATCTCCCACACATGTGCAACATGTGCTTCTGCGTCCGGAAGTAGATGACCCTACTACTGGTCAACGCCGCCAACAGAAAATTGACGTTTGTTACCTTGACACGACATATTTGAGTCCTAAGTATGCGTTCCCCAGCCAGGAGGATGTCATCGAAGCATGCGCGAATTTGTGTGTCAGTCTCGACCAGAATCCGGAACAAGGTGTAGGTCAGAGTCTGTTGCAGAAGGAAAGCTCTGGTGCAGGGAAGGTTATGAGCCGGTTCTTTTCTGCGATGAGCGGATCCCGTGGCAACTCAGACAAACAGGCCGCGCAGGCTCAGGGGCGGTTGCTTGTCGTTATAGGGACATATAGTATCGGCAAGGAGCGAATATGTCTCGGTATTGCTCGAGCACTCAAGAGCAAGATATATGCGACGCCCGCCAAGAAGCGAGTATGCGAGTGCTTAGAAGACCCGGAATTATCCTCACTACTCACCGATAATCCAGCTGAGGCTCAGGTGCATATGCAGACGCTGTTTGAGATTCGTGCAGAAACTCTGGCCGACTACTTGGACTCAATGAAGCCGCATTTCTCACGCGTTGTAGGCTTCCGGCCGACGGGGTGGACTTACCGTCCGCCAACAGGTCGAACGTTGGACAACCCACCCGTCTCCACGGTGTTGCACTCACCACAATGGAAAACGCCATTTTCGGCACGCGATCTGACACCCCAACGAGGCAGTACCAGGGAGAGCGCGTGTTACGGGGTACCGTACAGCGAACACAGTTCTTTCCGTGAGCTGACTATGTTCTGCTGTGCCTTACGCATAGGACGGATAATCCCGACCGTGAATGTGGGTAGCCAGAAGAGCCGGGAGCGAATGAAGGCATGGTTCGAACGGTGGGAGGccgaaaagaggaagagtggACTGTACCGAGTAGAGGGAGAACGATGGTAA
- the optB gene encoding small oligopeptide transporter, OPT family, whose product MKDKIVEPTVAVSDNSLADETAPDEVLKHLKHIKEQHQWDPNLPDDVAEELDVALHTDDKGARVGVAHELMEDSPYVEVRSAVPNYDEGGHTNTIRAWTIGLVFATLGSALNMLFSMRQPYIVIPSYVIQVIAYPVGVAWYKVMPNKQFKFFGIDCNLNPGPFSKKEHALIVIMSNATFAGGAAYATDVLLAQRAFYKQRFSWAFELLLCISTQTLGFGLAGFFHRFLVTPAAMIWPSTLINSALFNALHDRSKPDPQKVSGWTIGKYRLFLYCMIGSFVWYWFPGYIAPFLSTFAFITWIKPQSPIVNQLFGGWTGLSLIPITFDWTQISGFNFSPLISPWHAHMNTLIGMVIFFWITTMGLHYSGMWYGKYLPISDSNSYDNTAQRYQVSKILTPNYEFDQAKYEQYSPLFLSTTFALNYGLSFATIIAVLIHTGLFHGKELWARFRKFGEEEEDVHARLMSRFKTVPLWWYAVLSLVMIGMGLGVVLGYPTHLSWWAFFVSLIIAAVWFVPIGLVQATTNIQIGLNVITEFIIGYMQPGRPMAMMLFKTFGYITMSQGLYFCQDMKLGHYMKLPPRVTFAGQLVACLWSSIVQICTMNWALGAINNVCDPEQANHYTCPNGRVFFNASIIWGVIGPSRMFSPGQIYSGLMWFWLAGAILPVVIYLGARYWPKSPIRFLSAPVIFGGAGLIPPATPLNYLSWGIVGLVFNRHIRNRFRGWWMHYTYVLSAGLDVGLALCTILIFLTLQLTNTDFPSWWGTNIAADTMDASGSAIQVVLPEGETFGPKSWS is encoded by the exons ATgaaggacaagatcgtcGAGCCTACGGTCGCCGTCAGCGACAATTCTCTGGCGGACGAGACGGCACCCGATGAGGTCTTGAAGCATCTCAAGCATATCAAGGAGCAGCATCAGTGGGACCCCAATCTCCCCGACGATGTGGCCGAGGAGCTCGATGTGGCCTTGCACACGGATGACAAGGGCGCTCGTGTTGGCGTTGCCCACGAACTTATGGAAGATTCACCTTACGTCGAGGTTCGCTCCGCGGTTCCAAACTACGACGAGGGTGGACACACAAACACAATCCGCGCCTGGACTATTGGTCTGGTGTTCGCGACCCTTGGTTCAGCTCTCAACATGCTGTTTTCCATGCGCCAGCCGTACATCGTCATCCCCTCGTACGTGATTCAGGTCATCGCCTACCCGGTTGGAGTGGCTTGGTACAAGGTAATGCCCAACAAGCAGTTCAAATTCTTTGGCATCGATTGCAACCTCAACCCTGGACCGttcagcaagaaggagcaTGCTCTTATCGTCATCATGTCCAATGCTACctttgctggtggtgctgcttATGCGACTGATGTGCTGCTCGCTCAGAGAGCCTTCTACAAGCAGCGATTCAGTTGGGCTTTTGAGCTTCTGTTGTGCATATCTACCCAGACTCTAGGATTTGGCTTGGCCGGCTTCTTCCATCGGTTCCTTGTCACGCCAGCCGCCATGATCTGGCCCTCTACCCTCATTAACTCTGCGCTCTTTAATGCTTTGCACGACCGCTCCAAGCCCGATCCCCAAAAGGTTTCCGGATGGACAATTGGCAAATACCGCCTTTTTCTGTACTGCATGATCGGATCATTCGTCTGGTACTGGTTCCCCGGATACATTGCTCCCTTCTTGAGTACCTTCGCGTTCATCACCTGGATCAAGCCCCAGAGTCCGATCGTCAACCAGCTCTTTGGTGGTTGGACCGGGCTTTCTCTCATTCCCATCACTTTTGACTGGACACAGATCTCTGGTTTCAACTTCAGTCCCCTGATCTCTCCGTGGCATGCGCACATGAATACTCTGATCGGTATGGTGATATTTTTCTGGATTACTACAATGGGCCTACACTATAGTGGTATGTGGTACGGCAAGTACTTGCCCATTAGCGATTCAAACAGTTATGACAACACTGCCCAACGGTACCAAGTGTCTAAAATTCTCACCCCAAATTATGAGTTTGATCAAGCCAAGTACGAACAGTATTCGCCTCTCTTCCTGTCCACCACGTTCGCTCTGAACTATGGTTTGAGTTTTGCTACCATCATCGCTGTGCTCATTCATACTGGGCTCTTCCATGGAAAGGAGCTGTGGGCGCGGTTTCGCAAGTTcggtgaggaggaggaagacgtcCACGCGCGTCTCATGTCCCGGTTCAAGACCGTCCCATTGTGGTGGTATGCCGTGCTTTCACTGGTCATGATCGGAATGGGTCTGGGTGTTGTCCTGGGCTATCCAACTCATTTGAGCTGGTGGGCCTTTTTCGTCTCGTTGATTATTGCCGCTGTGTGGTTTGTGCCCATTGGTCTTGTACAGGCGACGACCAACATTCAGATCGGACTGAACGTCATTACGGAATTCATCATCGGTTACATGCAACCGGGACGCCCtatggccatgatgctgttcAAGACCTTCGGGTACATCACCATGTCGCAGGGCCTGTATTTCTGCCAGGACATGAAACTGG GTCACTACATGAAGCTCCCGCCTCGCGTGACCTTCGCGGGACAGTTGGTTGCCTGTTTGTGGTCCTCGATTGTCCAAATCTGCACTATGAACTGGGCACTTGGAGCAATTAATAACGTCTGCGACCCAGAACAGGCCAACCACTACACCTGTCCCAACGGCCGCGTATTCTTTAATGCTTCCATCATTTGGGGTGTCATCGGCCCCTCCCGCATGTTTTCACCTGGTCAGATATATTCCGGCCTCATGTGGTTCTGGCTCGCAGGTGCCATTTTGCCCGTTGTCATCTACCTCGGTGCTCGCTACTGGCCTAAGAGTCCCATCCGGTTCCTCAGCGCGCCCGTCATTTTCGGTGGCGCGGGACTGATTCCCCCTGCGACGCCACTGAACTACCTCAGCTGGGGTATTGTAGGTCTTGTGTTTAACAGACACATCCGCAACCGTTTCCGCGGATGGTGGATGCACTACACCTACGTTTTGTCAGCAGGATTGGACGTCGGCCTGGCGCTGTGCACCATCCTGATCTTCCTCACACTCCAATTGACGAACACGGATTTCCCAAGCTGGTGGGGTACCAACATCGCCGCCGACACCATGGATGCCTCTGGTAGCGCCATCCAGGTTGTGTTGCCAGAAGGTGAGACTTTCGGCCCCAAGTCTTGGTCTTGA
- a CDS encoding cytochrome P450: protein MITDLLSLQNAGLILLGLIAVYYVIPYLQKWHLHDIPSPRFAAFSNLWLLLQARRGRRFLKVDEAHKKYGKLVRIAPKHVSIADDAAIQAIYGHGNGFLKADFYDAFVSIRRGLFNTRDRAEHTRKRKTVSHTFSMKSIGQFEQYIHQNVELFVQQWTKLAKLNGNPRSGYATIDALNWFNYLAFDIIGDLAFGAPFGMLEKGKDIAEMRKTPDSEPTYVQAVEVLNRRGEVSATLGCLPRLIPYAKYLPDRFFKDGVQAVENLAGIAVARVNERLKPEVMEKNTRVDLLSRLMEGKDSNGNKLGREELTAEALTQLIAGSDTTSNTTCAILYWCMSTPGVIPKLQKVLDEAIPDDVDVPTHAMVKDIPYLQWVIWETMRIHSTSAMGLPREIPPGNPPVTISGHTFYPGDVVSVPSYTIHRSKEIWGPDAEKFVPERWDPARLTARQKAAFIPFSTGPRACVGRNVAEMELLVMTGTIFRLFEFEMQQDGPMETREGFLRKPLGLIVGMKRRAVHASV, encoded by the exons ATGATCACCGACCTCCTCAGCCTGCAGAACGCAGGTTTGATCCTGTTGGGCCTGATTGCCGTTTACTACGTCATCCCGTACCTGCAGAAATGGCACCTACATGATATTCCTTCTCCGAGGTTTGCTGCCTTTAGCAACCTCTGGCTGCTCCTGCAGGCCCGTAGAGGTCGTCGATTCCTGAAGGTGGACGAGGCCCACAAGAAATACGGTAAACTGGTTCGCATTGCGCCAAAACATGTCTCCATTGCGGACGACGCTGCAATTCAGGCTATCTACGGACACGGAAATGGTTTCCTCAAAGC CGATTTCTATGATGCCTTTGTCTCGATTCGCCGCGGTCTTTTCAATACTCGCGACCGTGCAGAACATACCCGCAAGCGCAAGACTGTCTCTCATACATTCAGTATGAAGTCCATCGGCCAGTTCGAGCAGTACATCCACCAAAACGTTGAGCTGTTCGTCCAGCAATGGACCAAGCTCGCCAAGCTCAATGGTAATCCCCGGTCCGGATATGCCACCATCGACGCTCTCAACTGGTTTAATTATCTGGCTTTTGACATCATCGGCGACCTTGCCTTTGGTGCCCCCTTTGGAATGCtcgagaagggcaaggatATAGCTGAGATGCGAAAGACTCCTGACTCGGAACCCACCTACGTCCAGGCTGTGGAGGTCCTCAACCGCCGTGGTGAGGTCTCTGCTACTCTCGGCTGTCTCCCGAGGCTTATCCCCTATGCCAAGTATCTCCCCGAccgcttcttcaaggatggCGTTCAAGCCGTTGAAAATCTGGCTGGTATCGCCGTTGCCCGTGTCAACGAGCGGCTCAAACCCGAAGTCATGGAGAAAAACACCCGTGTCGATCTTCTGTCTCGCCTGATGGAAGGCAAGGACAGCAATGGCAACAAGCTCGGCCGCGAGGAACTCACTGCCGAGGCCTTGACCCAGCTCATCGCTGGTTCGGACACCACCTCCAACACCACCTGCGCCATCCTCTACTGGTGCATGTCAACTCCCGGCGTCATCCCCAAGCTCCAGAAGGTTCTCGACGAGGCTATTCCCGACGACGTCGATGTTCCCACACACGCCATGGTCAAAGATATTCCATA CCTGCAGTGGGTCATCTGGGAAACTATGCGCATCCACAGCACCTCCGCCATGGGTCTTCCGCGCGAGATACCCCCCGGCAACCCCCCAGTCACCATCTCCGGTCACACCTTTTACCCCGGCGACGTGGTCTCCGTCCCCAGCTACACCATCCACCGCTCCAAGGAAATCTGGGGCCCCGACGCCGAAAAATTTGTCCCCGAACGATGGGACCCCGCCCGCCTTACCGCGCGCCAAAAGGCCGCTTTCATTCCCTTCTCCACTGGTCCGCGCGCCTGCGTCGGCCGCAATGTCGCTGAGATGGAACTACTCGTCATGACTGGCACGATCTTCCGGCTCTTCGAGTTTGAGATGCAGCAGGATGGACCCATGGAGACGCGTGAGGGCTTCCTGCGCAAGCCCCTTGGGTTGATTGTTGGGATGAAGCGGAGGGCTGTGCATGCTTCTGTTTGA
- a CDS encoding Sm-like protein LSM2, translating to MLFFSFFKTLTNQTVTIELKNDIRIRGTLKSVDQYLNIKLDDVDVLDLDKYPHLSSVKNMFIRGSVVRYVMLPRSEVDVGLLEDATRREAANQAGKAR from the exons ATGCTTTTCTTCAG TTTTTTTAAGACCCTCACCAACCAGACCGTCACAATCGAGCTCAAGAATGACATTCGTATCCGCGGAACCTTGAAGTCGGTCGATCAATACCTCAACATTAAGCTCGACGATGTCGACGTCCTCGATTTAGACAAGTACCCTCATCTCTCCTCCGTGAAGAACATGTTCATCCGTGGCAGCGTGGTGCGATATGTCATGCTGCCGCGGTCAGAGGTTGATGTTGGTCTTTTAGAAGACGCTACGCGGAGAG AGGCAGCAAACCAAGCCGGAAAGGCTAGGTGA
- a CDS encoding ribulose-phosphate 3-epimerase RPE1 — MSPPAIIAPSILSADFAVLGNECSTKIAQGADWLHVDIMDGHFVPNMTFGAPVVTKIRSHVDRPTQALGKGTFDCHMMIMEPHKWVKEFKSAGCDLYCFHYEAAISSVAAMTPEDKETSRLTSPKELIRYIHDEGMQAGIAIKPDTPVDVLWDILENKDEKERPDMVLVMTVHPGFGGQKFMASELPKVKALRERYPDLNIEVDGGLGLGTIDQAADAGANVIVAGSAVFGAQDPADVIAKLREAVNKRRQT; from the exons atgtctcctccagcaatTATAGCTCCCTCCATCCTCAGCGCGGATTTCGCAGTCCTGGGCAATGAGTGCTCAACAAAGATCGCGCAGGGGGCCGATTGGTTGCACGTCGATATCATGGACGGCCACTTTGTCCCCAACATGACCTTTGGCGCCCCTGTGGTCACCAAGATCCGGTCCCATGTGGACCGCCCAACCCAGGCCCTTGGGAAGGGTACTTTTGACTGCCACATGATGATAATGGAG CCCCATAAATGGGTCAAGGAGTTCAAGTCCGCCGGATGCGATCTTTACTGCTTCCACTACGAGgccgccatctcctccgtCGCTGCAATGACcccagaagacaaggagaccAGCCGTTTGACAAGCCCGAAGGAACTCATCCGCTATATCCACGACGAGGGCATGCAGGCGGGCATTGCCATTAAGCCGGATACCCCCGTCGACGTCCTCTGGGATATCCTGGAAAACAAAGATGAGAAGGAACGGCCTGAT ATGGTTCTTGTCATGACAGTACACCCCGGTTTTGGAGGTCAGAAGTTCATGGCCTCCGAGCTTCCCAAGGTGAAGGCTCTCCGTGAGCGGTACCCGGATCTAAACATCGAGGTCGATGGTGGCTTGGGGTTGGGAACAATTGACCAGGCTGCGGATGCCGGTGCCAATGTTATCGTCGCTGGTTCGGCGGTGTTTGGCGCTCAGGACCCCGCCGACGTCATTGCGAAGCTGCGCGAAGCTGTTAACAAACGCCGCCAGACATAA
- a CDS encoding putative C6 transcription factor (Leu3) gives MALSPRAQTSSTRSSSRQSNRHREVYQGESSFILSVQEQNAESLLRCSRYMRMIADEMDPQSSLKRAKKACTECRQQKHKCDAYLNPEQPCTRCRKSQIKCVISDPFRREHKRQRRAELEHEANELRRQLQAAQAPAQAPNHHASPIAMLTAAAEMGVHSASSEVALRLPAPSAPALPTPPTPGPSPCAAALPVPSYAQQLLSSAGLEEPLAKVDIEPDDHRLEPTVPRTLNNVTIKAAEIDDLFQVFFREYSQFLPILDIGLTPNAYYSQSPFLFWAVIGVACRSYPKNPTLLTALSRGIVEMALLSALSTTPWHTVQGLLLLLTWPFAKDKTRSDVMFTLSGMMLHIAMQNGTHIPMSSHEFSRFKTPAPSETDMVRRSELWAHCVIAYQNSCIVKGQLARTLNDMHQELGQSHRLFQRIAPGLVLKLKCLDLVTRCSAAVVENGVRNLSLEQERSLDIILRTYESQITDLETQFTSAVDRFHVALCRLSIQAFHFYKTETLPLTGALPRLLAAACRVIDFVQSLGQTPGRLVTTPVQINFGLLLASVSLLRILKLYTSCDLDLERARASFFAGINLAKEMSVQQNDSAAKAVFILNHLWNSTKAYRKPDGSAYTSLRVRGRLVLSPVLDAVWWWRDENEPQYRTMYLVQGEAADGAESNRDPSNAAASAIVNCADRQDSARADDHFLADFEWALCEDESFLSSGPYT, from the exons ATGGCGCTATCTCCGAGAGCCCAAACATCTTCAACTCGTAGCTCTTCTCGCCAGTCCAACCGTCATCGTGAAGTGTACCAGGGAGAGAGCTCCTTTATACTGTCAGTCCAAGAGCAGAATGCAGAGTCCCTCCTACGTTGCTCCCGATACATGCGAATGATAGCAGATGAAATGGACCCCCA ATCTTCGCTTAAGCGAGCCAAGAAAGCATGCACAGAGTGCAGACAGCAAAAG CACAAATGTGATGCGTATTTGAACCCCGAGCAGCCGTGCACAAGATGCCGAAAGTCCCAGATTAAATGTGTCATCTCGGACCCTTTTCGAAGGGAGCATAAACGCCA GCGTCGAGCCGAACTGGAACATGAGGCGAATGAGCTCCGCCGACAGTTACAGGCTGCACAGGCCCCTGCACAGGCCCCAAACCATCATGCTTCCCCTATAGCCATGCtcacagctgcagcagagaTGGGAGTGCACTCTGCAAGCAGCGAGGTTGCATTACGTCTGCCTGCCCCTTcagctcctgctcttcctaCTCCGCCGACTCCTGGTCCTTCTCCTTGTGCGGCTGCTCTTCCTGTTCCATCATATGCCCAGCAGCTGCTATCCTCAGCAGGTTTAGAAGAGCCTTTAGCCAAGGTGGATATCGAGCCGGACGATCATCGCCTAGAGCCGACCGTACCTCGCACCTTGAATAACGTGACAATAAAAGCAGCGGAGATCGATGATCTGTTCCAAGT GTTCTTCCGTGAATACTCGCAGTTCCTTCCCATCCTCGACATCGGACTGACCCCCAACGCATACTACTCACAATCTCCTTTTCTGTTCTGGGCTGTTATTGGGGTTGCGTGCAGGTCTTACCCGAAAAATCCAACTCTACTGACGGCTCTCTCTCGGGGCATTGTTGAGATGGCTTTACTCTCGGCCTTGTCAACCACACCATGGCACACTGTTCAaggactgctgctgcttctcacCTGGCCCTTTGCAAAGGACAAAACCCGGTCAGATGTGATGTTCACCTTGAGCGGCATGATGCTCCATATTGCCATGCAGAACGGCACGCACATACCCATGTCCAGCCATGAGTTTTCTAGATTTAAAACCCCCGCGCCGTCCGAAACTGATATGGTTCGGCGATCGGAGCTCTGGGCACATTGCGTGATTGCTTATCAGAA CTCTTGTATTGTCAAAGGGCAGTTAGCTCGTACTCTCAACGATATGCACCAGGAACTCGGGCAGAGCCATCGCTTGTTCCAGAGAATCGCCCCAGGATTGGTGCTGAAGCTCAAATGCTTGGACCTGGTAACCAGATGTAGCGCAGCAGTAGTCGAAAACGGCGTGCGAAATCTGTCTTTGGAACAAGAGCGCTCGTTAGACATCATTCTCCGCACATATGAGAGCCAAATCACAGACTTGGAGACCCAGTTTACTTCTG CAGTTGACAGATTCCATGTAGCTCTGTGCCGCTTGAGTATTCAAGCCTTTCATTTCTACAAGACCGAAACCCTACCTTTAACCGGCGCCTTACCGCGTCTTTTGGCCGCAGCTTGCCGAGTCATTGACTTTGTCCAGTCTTTAGGTCAAACACCCGGCCGCCTGGTGACTACCCCCGTCCAGATAAACTTCGGGCTCCTCCTCGCTTCAGTGTCCCTGCTCCGCATACTCAAACTATACACATCGTGCGATCTGGATCTCGAGCGAGCCAGGGCCTCGTTCTTCGCCGGTATCAATCTTGCAAAGGAGATGTCCGTCCAGCAGAACGATAGTGCTGCCAAGgccgtcttcatcctgaACCATCTCTGGAATAGCACCAAGGCCTACCGCAAGCCTGATGGCAGCGCGTATACATCCCTCCGAGTGCGGGGCCGTCTTGTTCTCAGTCCCGTCCTCGACGCGGTTTGGTGGTGGCGAGATGAGAACGAGCCACAATACCGTACTATGTATCTTGTGCAGGGGGAGGCTGCGGATG GAGCTGAAAGCAACCGCGACCCCTCCAATGCAGCCGCCAGCGCGATAGTCAACTGCGCGGACAGACAGGACTCAGCTCGTGCCGACGACCACTTCCTTGCTGATTTCGAGTGGGCCTTGTGCGAGGATGAATCCTTCCTGTCTTCCGGGCCGTATACCTAG